Proteins encoded together in one Streptomyces sp. NBC_01216 window:
- the sepX gene encoding divisome protein SepX/GlpR — MSSSGLIYAVIVGAWAAYLVPMWLRRQDELNEARPTERFSTAIRLLSGRAGMERRYAKELKDRDRTADHAEPDVDPDAETEHLSSVDVRAFSAPPARTEARLELPAPAPAPAPRRPSKTSAERARRSKVLARRRRTTVVLFLAFTLGAVVAAVGGLTFLWAPAVPAVLLSTYIVHLRVQERRRFVYVMDRRRAEAAAARLRESRPQRRQPTSSSSSASSADDESSHPEPAPSPELSPQEAGRRALVEQTDHAEWVDQQRERGPARGDSWEPVPVPLPTYVTAPVAPRATSGIDITDPDTWSAARSSTAADPAPAAAPSPRRRGTPQRGARDHGRTPLFDQYADEDRPRAANE; from the coding sequence GTGAGCAGCAGCGGCCTCATCTACGCAGTCATCGTCGGGGCCTGGGCCGCCTACTTGGTACCGATGTGGCTCCGCAGGCAGGACGAGCTGAACGAGGCTCGTCCGACGGAACGCTTCAGCACCGCCATCCGGCTGCTTTCCGGACGGGCGGGCATGGAGCGCCGGTACGCCAAGGAGCTGAAGGACCGGGACCGTACGGCGGACCACGCGGAACCCGACGTCGACCCGGACGCCGAGACGGAGCATTTGAGCTCGGTCGACGTCCGGGCCTTTTCCGCGCCTCCGGCCAGGACGGAAGCCCGGCTCGAACTCCCGGCCCCGGCCCCCGCGCCGGCCCCCCGCCGGCCCTCGAAGACGTCGGCCGAGCGGGCCCGCCGGAGCAAGGTGCTCGCACGGCGCCGGCGCACCACCGTCGTCCTCTTCCTCGCCTTCACCCTCGGCGCGGTCGTCGCTGCCGTGGGCGGCCTCACGTTCCTGTGGGCGCCGGCCGTCCCCGCGGTGCTGCTGAGCACGTACATCGTGCATCTGCGGGTGCAGGAGCGGCGGCGTTTCGTCTACGTGATGGACCGCCGCCGCGCCGAGGCGGCGGCGGCCCGGCTCCGCGAGAGCCGGCCGCAGCGCCGGCAGCCCACGTCCTCCTCGTCGTCGGCGTCCTCCGCCGACGACGAGTCGAGCCACCCGGAACCGGCGCCCTCACCCGAGCTCTCCCCGCAGGAGGCCGGCCGCCGCGCGCTCGTCGAGCAGACCGACCACGCGGAGTGGGTGGACCAGCAGCGCGAGCGCGGCCCGGCCCGGGGGGACAGCTGGGAACCGGTCCCGGTGCCACTCCCCACCTACGTCACCGCCCCGGTCGCGCCTCGCGCCACGAGCGGGATCGACATCACGGACCCGGACACCTGGAGCGCCGCCCGCTCCTCCACGGCCGCGGACCCCGCCCCGGCCGCCGCCCCGTCCCCCCGCCGCCGCGGCACCCCCCAGCGCGGCGCCCGCGACCACGGCCGTACCCCGCTCTTCGACCAGTACGCGGACGAGGACCGCCCGCGCGCCGCCAACGAATGA
- the moaC gene encoding cyclic pyranopterin monophosphate synthase MoaC, whose translation MSTQQGLTHIDEAGAARMVDVSAKDVTARTARASGRVLVAPRVIELLRGEGVPKGDALATARIAGIMGAKKTPDLIPLCHPLSVSGVTLDLRVADDAVEILATVKTTDRTGVEMEALTAVSVAALTVVDMVKAVDKGAVISDVRVEEKTGGKSGTWSRTGLGAEEPA comes from the coding sequence ATGAGCACGCAGCAAGGACTCACGCACATCGACGAGGCGGGTGCGGCCCGCATGGTCGACGTCTCCGCGAAGGACGTCACCGCGCGGACCGCACGCGCCAGCGGCCGTGTCCTCGTGGCGCCGCGCGTGATCGAACTGCTGCGGGGCGAAGGCGTGCCCAAGGGCGACGCGCTCGCCACGGCCCGGATCGCGGGGATCATGGGCGCGAAGAAGACCCCCGACCTCATCCCGCTCTGCCACCCGCTGTCCGTCTCCGGCGTCACGCTCGACCTGAGGGTCGCGGACGACGCCGTCGAGATCCTCGCGACCGTGAAGACCACGGACCGCACAGGCGTCGAGATGGAGGCCCTGACCGCCGTCTCGGTGGCCGCGCTGACCGTCGTCGACATGGTCAAGGCGGTCGACAAGGGCGCGGTCATCTCCGACGTGCGAGTGGAGGAGAAGACCGGCGGCAAGTCGGGCACCTGGTCGAGGACCGGCCTCGGGGCGGAGGAACCGGCATGA
- the glp gene encoding molybdotransferase-like divisome protein Glp, whose amino-acid sequence MSSSTAASPGDPCTGPSRDLWSVDAHLEDVLAAVSPLEPIELQLPDAQGCVLVEDVTVPVALPPFDNSSMDGYAVRVADVAGASEEFPAVLTVIGDVAAGARSLPEVGPGQAARIMTGAPLPPGAEAVVPVEWTDGGGGGGAAGGMRAASDAPEGARGQVRVHRSAEARAHVRARGSDVRAGDLALAAGTVLGPPQIGLLAAIGRGTVRVRPRPRVVVMSTGSELVQPGEALGEGEIYDSNSFALAAAARDAGALAYRVGAVTDDAETLRATIEDQLIRADLLVTTGGVSVGAYDVVKEALSADGQVDFRKLAMQPGKPQGFGTVGPEQTPLLALPGNPVSSYVSFELFVRPVIRTLMGLRELHRPRVRAEVVADKALTSPAGRRQFLRATYDARSGTVTPVGGSGSHLIAALAHADALLVVPEDATSVEPGSTLEVVLLG is encoded by the coding sequence GTGAGCAGCAGTACGGCAGCGTCGCCCGGTGACCCCTGCACGGGTCCGTCCCGTGATCTGTGGTCCGTGGACGCACACCTGGAGGACGTCCTCGCGGCGGTCTCGCCGCTCGAGCCGATCGAGCTGCAGCTGCCCGACGCCCAGGGCTGTGTCCTGGTCGAGGACGTCACGGTGCCCGTCGCGCTGCCGCCGTTCGACAACAGCTCGATGGACGGATACGCGGTGCGCGTCGCGGACGTCGCCGGGGCCTCCGAGGAGTTCCCGGCCGTCCTGACCGTGATCGGCGACGTGGCGGCCGGAGCCCGGAGCCTGCCCGAGGTCGGCCCCGGCCAGGCCGCCCGGATCATGACCGGCGCCCCGCTGCCGCCCGGCGCCGAGGCCGTCGTGCCGGTCGAGTGGACCGACGGCGGCGGTGGCGGCGGAGCGGCCGGCGGCATGCGCGCCGCGAGCGACGCCCCCGAAGGCGCGCGGGGTCAGGTCCGGGTCCACCGCTCCGCCGAGGCCCGCGCCCATGTGCGTGCCCGGGGCAGCGACGTCCGGGCCGGCGACCTGGCCCTGGCGGCCGGCACGGTCCTCGGCCCGCCGCAGATCGGACTGCTGGCCGCGATCGGCCGCGGCACCGTCCGGGTCCGGCCCCGCCCCCGGGTGGTCGTGATGTCCACCGGCAGCGAGCTGGTCCAGCCCGGCGAGGCGCTGGGCGAGGGGGAGATCTACGACTCCAACAGCTTCGCGCTCGCCGCCGCGGCCCGCGACGCCGGCGCGCTCGCCTACCGCGTCGGCGCCGTCACCGACGACGCCGAGACGCTCCGCGCCACCATCGAGGACCAGCTGATCCGTGCCGACCTGCTGGTCACCACGGGAGGCGTGAGCGTCGGAGCGTACGACGTCGTCAAGGAGGCACTGAGCGCCGACGGCCAGGTCGACTTCCGCAAGCTGGCCATGCAGCCGGGCAAACCGCAGGGCTTCGGCACGGTCGGCCCCGAGCAGACCCCGCTGCTCGCCCTGCCCGGCAACCCGGTCTCCTCGTACGTCTCCTTCGAGCTGTTCGTACGTCCCGTGATCCGGACCCTGATGGGCCTCCGCGAGCTGCACCGCCCGCGGGTGCGGGCCGAGGTCGTCGCCGACAAGGCGCTGACCTCCCCGGCCGGTCGCCGCCAGTTCCTGCGCGCGACGTACGACGCCCGGTCCGGCACGGTCACTCCGGTGGGTGGCTCCGGCTCCCACCTGATCGCCGCGCTCGCGCACGCCGACGCCCTGCTCGTCGTGCCCGAGGACGCCACGTCGGTGGAGCCGGGCAGCACACTGGAAGTGGTCCTCCTCGGCTGA
- a CDS encoding 5-formyltetrahydrofolate cyclo-ligase, with amino-acid sequence MTVEPSGDPSTGPSAGSSAGATAGSSGDPSEKSAVRRELLAARATLDARDVGAAAERIAVTALELAEMARASTVAAYVSVGREPGTRALLDVLRARGVRVLLPVLLPDNDLDWAVYEGGEGLAKAGRGLLEPTGPRLGPDAVCDADVVLLPGLAVDGRGMRLGRGGGSYDRVLARLGRAGAHPALVVLLYAHEVVARVPEEPHDHPVHAVVTPAGVSRFEPA; translated from the coding sequence GTGACCGTTGAACCATCCGGTGATCCGTCCACCGGCCCCTCCGCCGGATCTTCCGCCGGGGCGACCGCCGGGTCCTCCGGCGATCCGTCCGAGAAGTCCGCGGTGCGCCGCGAACTCCTCGCCGCCCGTGCCACGCTGGACGCCCGGGACGTCGGGGCCGCGGCGGAGCGGATCGCCGTGACCGCGCTGGAGCTGGCCGAGATGGCGCGGGCGTCGACCGTCGCCGCCTATGTGTCCGTGGGGCGCGAGCCCGGCACGCGCGCCCTGCTCGACGTGCTGCGGGCACGGGGCGTCCGGGTCCTGCTGCCGGTCCTGCTGCCCGACAACGACCTCGACTGGGCCGTGTACGAGGGCGGGGAGGGCCTGGCGAAGGCGGGCCGGGGTCTCCTGGAGCCGACGGGGCCGCGCCTCGGGCCGGACGCCGTGTGCGATGCGGACGTGGTGCTGCTGCCCGGCTTGGCCGTCGACGGGCGGGGGATGCGGCTCGGCCGCGGCGGCGGCTCCTACGACCGGGTGCTCGCCCGGCTCGGGCGGGCCGGCGCGCATCCGGCGCTGGTGGTGCTCCTCTACGCGCACGAGGTGGTCGCGCGGGTCCCGGAGGAACCGCACGACCACCCCGTGCACGCGGTGGTGACCCCGGCGGGGGTCAGCCGTTTCGAACCGGCCTGA
- a CDS encoding penicillin acylase family protein, producing MPSNTTAPPAKKRGRRARLIVFVLVLALVAGFGYGGYWGVSTVRASFPQTTGTIRLDSLSGQVEVKRDAYGVPQIYADTEADLFRAQGFVQAQDRFYEMDVRRHMTSGRLSEMFGKSQVDTDAFLRTLGWRHVAQQEYDKLLSPETKKNLQAYAEGVNAYLKGRSPSGISVEYAALAFTNDYTIEPWTPVDSVAWLKAMAWDLRGNMQDEIDRSLMTSRLTTRQIKDLYPSYPYDLHQPIVQSGAVDEDKGAFDPAGTASDADGSTTNPVGGALRGMQSQLGALSDSLDEIPALLGPNGNGIGSNSWVVSGAYTTSGKPLLANDPHLAPMLPSLWYQMGLHCRSVSATCRYDVAGYTFSGMPGVIIGHNDTIAWGFTNLGADVSDLYLEKISDAGFLVDGKTKAFTTREEIIKIAGGGSRKITVRSTGHGPLVSDRSSELEKVGRKAPVGNAAPDRGNGYGVSLQWTALQPGKSMDAVFELNRAQNFEQFRAAAEHFEVPSQNLIYADAENIGYQAPGKIPRRAKGDGTLPAPGWDSSYAWKDYIPYDELPYEKNPKRGYIVTANQAVVDADKYPHLLTKDWGYGSRSQRINDLIEAKTKDGGKISPDDMRTMQMDNRSEIATLLNPLLLKIDISDPYVREAQKLLEGWDYTQDSDSAAAAYFNAVWRNLLKLAFGDKLPKELRAEGDCINVRPADFTGPADEQNKLVRECGQRDGDSAQPDGGDRWYEVVRPLLKQEDSAWWKTEANRTDQATETRDQLLARAMKDARWELTAKLGKDVSTWSWGRLHQLTLQNQTLGTAGPGFVRTLLNRGPWNLGGGEAAVDATGWNAAGGYKVVWVPSMRMVVNVGDWDKSRWINLSGASGHAYHGNYTDQTDKWAKGELLDWSFGKAAVDASTQDTLVLKP from the coding sequence ATGCCCTCCAACACGACCGCGCCTCCCGCCAAGAAGAGGGGGCGCCGCGCCCGCCTGATCGTCTTCGTCCTGGTCCTTGCGCTGGTCGCGGGCTTCGGTTACGGCGGTTACTGGGGCGTCAGCACCGTCCGGGCCTCGTTCCCGCAGACGACCGGCACGATCCGGCTCGACAGCCTCTCCGGGCAGGTCGAGGTCAAGCGGGACGCCTACGGGGTTCCGCAGATCTACGCGGACACCGAGGCCGACCTCTTCCGCGCCCAGGGCTTCGTCCAGGCCCAGGACCGCTTCTACGAGATGGACGTACGACGGCACATGACGTCGGGCCGTCTGTCCGAGATGTTCGGCAAGAGCCAGGTCGACACCGACGCCTTCCTCCGCACGCTGGGCTGGCGTCATGTCGCGCAGCAGGAGTACGACAAGCTCCTGTCGCCGGAGACGAAGAAGAACCTCCAGGCGTACGCGGAGGGCGTCAACGCCTACCTCAAGGGCCGGAGCCCCTCCGGCATCTCGGTCGAGTACGCGGCGCTGGCCTTCACCAACGACTACACCATCGAGCCCTGGACGCCGGTCGACTCGGTGGCCTGGCTCAAGGCGATGGCCTGGGACCTGCGCGGCAACATGCAGGACGAGATCGACCGCTCGCTGATGACGAGCCGGCTGACCACGCGGCAGATCAAGGACCTCTACCCGAGCTACCCGTACGACCTCCACCAGCCGATCGTCCAGAGCGGCGCCGTCGACGAGGACAAGGGCGCCTTCGACCCCGCGGGCACCGCCTCGGACGCCGACGGCTCGACCACGAACCCGGTCGGCGGCGCGCTGCGGGGCATGCAGTCCCAGCTCGGCGCCCTCTCCGACTCGCTCGACGAGATCCCGGCGCTGCTCGGCCCGAACGGCAACGGCATCGGATCGAACTCCTGGGTCGTCTCGGGCGCGTACACGACCTCCGGCAAGCCGCTGCTGGCCAACGACCCGCACCTGGCGCCGATGCTGCCGTCCCTCTGGTACCAGATGGGCCTGCACTGCCGTTCCGTCTCCGCGACCTGCCGCTACGACGTCGCCGGCTACACCTTCTCCGGTATGCCCGGCGTGATCATCGGCCACAACGACACCATCGCCTGGGGCTTCACCAACCTCGGCGCCGACGTCAGCGACCTCTACCTGGAGAAGATCAGCGACGCCGGATTCCTCGTGGACGGCAAGACCAAGGCGTTCACCACCCGCGAGGAGATCATCAAGATCGCGGGCGGCGGAAGCCGGAAGATCACGGTCCGTTCGACCGGGCACGGTCCGCTCGTCTCCGACCGCTCCTCCGAACTGGAGAAGGTCGGCCGGAAGGCCCCCGTCGGCAACGCCGCCCCCGACCGGGGCAACGGCTACGGCGTCTCCCTCCAGTGGACCGCGCTGCAGCCCGGCAAGTCCATGGACGCGGTGTTCGAGCTCAACCGCGCGCAGAACTTCGAGCAGTTCCGTGCCGCGGCCGAGCACTTCGAGGTCCCCTCGCAGAACCTGATCTACGCCGACGCCGAGAACATCGGCTACCAGGCACCCGGCAAGATCCCGCGGCGCGCGAAGGGCGACGGCACCCTGCCGGCCCCCGGATGGGACTCCTCGTACGCGTGGAAGGACTACATCCCCTACGACGAACTGCCCTACGAGAAGAACCCCAAGCGCGGCTACATCGTCACCGCCAACCAGGCCGTGGTCGACGCGGACAAGTACCCCCACCTCCTGACGAAGGACTGGGGCTACGGCTCGCGCAGCCAGCGGATCAACGACCTCATCGAGGCGAAGACCAAGGACGGCGGCAAGATCTCGCCCGACGACATGCGGACCATGCAGATGGACAACCGCAGCGAGATCGCCACCCTGCTGAACCCGCTGCTGCTGAAGATCGACATCTCGGACCCCTACGTCCGCGAGGCGCAGAAGCTGCTGGAGGGCTGGGACTACACGCAGGACTCCGACTCGGCCGCCGCCGCGTACTTCAACGCGGTCTGGCGCAACCTCCTCAAGCTCGCCTTCGGCGACAAGCTGCCCAAGGAGCTCCGCGCCGAGGGCGACTGCATCAACGTCCGCCCGGCGGACTTCACCGGCCCGGCCGACGAGCAGAACAAGCTCGTCCGGGAGTGCGGCCAGCGCGACGGTGACTCCGCGCAGCCCGATGGCGGGGACCGCTGGTACGAGGTCGTCCGCCCCCTGCTGAAGCAGGAGGACAGCGCCTGGTGGAAGACCGAGGCCAACCGCACCGACCAGGCCACCGAGACCCGTGACCAGCTGCTCGCCCGGGCGATGAAGGACGCCCGCTGGGAGCTGACGGCCAAGCTCGGCAAGGACGTCTCCACCTGGAGCTGGGGCCGCCTGCACCAGCTGACCCTGCAGAACCAGACTCTCGGCACCGCAGGACCCGGCTTCGTCCGGACACTGCTCAACCGCGGCCCGTGGAACCTGGGCGGCGGCGAGGCGGCGGTCGACGCGACCGGCTGGAACGCGGCCGGCGGCTACAAGGTCGTCTGGGTCCCCTCGATGCGGATGGTCGTCAACGTCGGAGACTGGGACAAGTCCCGCTGGATCAACCTGAGCGGCGCCTCGGGACACGCGTACCACGGCAACTACACCGACCAGACCGACAAGTGGGCCAAGGGAGAGCTGCTCGACTGGTCCTTCGGAAAGGCCGCGGTCGACGCCTCGACACAGGACACCCTGGTCCTGAAGCCATAG
- a CDS encoding MogA/MoaB family molybdenum cofactor biosynthesis protein, with protein sequence MTAAAPRVRAGRVPEPHHGHDGPHRSPGGPGESPAGEGHTAHPDPRAKDGLGGALTAPYAALVVTASNRAAAGVYEDRGGPLLVEGLTRMGFAVDGPQVVPDGEPVAAALRAGAAAGYDVILTTGGTGISPTDATPEATRPLLEREIPGIPEAIRAHGRRNVPTAALSRGLAGVAGGTLIVNLPGSTGGVRDGLAVLEELLVHAVDQIRGGDHPRPGPGQGS encoded by the coding sequence ATGACGGCCGCCGCCCCGCGGGTGCGTGCGGGCCGTGTGCCGGAGCCGCACCACGGCCACGACGGACCGCACCGTTCCCCCGGCGGGCCCGGCGAGTCCCCGGCAGGGGAAGGGCACACCGCCCACCCGGACCCCCGCGCGAAGGACGGCCTCGGGGGCGCGCTCACGGCCCCGTACGCGGCACTGGTCGTCACCGCCTCCAACCGCGCGGCGGCCGGCGTGTACGAGGACCGGGGCGGCCCGCTGCTCGTCGAGGGCCTCACCCGGATGGGTTTCGCCGTCGACGGACCTCAGGTCGTCCCGGACGGCGAGCCCGTCGCGGCGGCCCTGCGGGCCGGTGCCGCGGCCGGCTACGACGTCATCCTCACCACCGGCGGCACGGGCATCTCGCCCACCGACGCCACACCCGAGGCCACCCGGCCGCTCCTGGAACGGGAGATCCCCGGCATCCCCGAGGCGATCCGCGCCCACGGACGCCGGAACGTTCCCACCGCCGCGCTCTCCCGGGGACTCGCCGGAGTCGCCGGAGGCACCCTGATCGTGAACCTGCCCGGCTCCACCGGCGGTGTCCGCGACGGCCTGGCCGTCCTGGAGGAACTCCTCGTCCACGCCGTCGACCAGATCCGCGGCGGTGACCATCCCCGACCCGGCCCGGGACAAGGATCATGA
- a CDS encoding GNAT family N-acetyltransferase, whose translation MIPSWPVVLVDGDVVLRPIKLRDQRTWREVNRRNRDWLRPWEATVPPYAPGAPVAQRPTYRQMVRHLRAEANAGRMLPFVIEYRGELVGQLTVAGITWGSMCSGHVGYWVDSAVAGRGVMPTAVALAVDHCFRTVGLHRMEVCIRPENGPSRRVVEKLGFREEGVRPRYLHIDGAWRDHLVFALTVEEVPEGLLRRWHRARPPHPAQ comes from the coding sequence ATGATCCCGTCCTGGCCGGTGGTCCTCGTCGACGGAGACGTCGTACTCCGCCCGATAAAACTCCGCGACCAGCGGACCTGGCGCGAGGTGAACCGCCGCAACCGCGACTGGCTGCGCCCCTGGGAGGCGACGGTACCGCCGTACGCCCCCGGCGCCCCGGTCGCGCAGCGGCCCACCTACCGCCAGATGGTCCGCCACCTGAGGGCGGAGGCGAACGCGGGGCGGATGCTGCCGTTCGTGATCGAGTACCGAGGCGAGCTGGTGGGCCAGCTCACTGTGGCCGGCATCACCTGGGGATCGATGTGCTCCGGTCACGTCGGCTACTGGGTGGACAGCGCCGTGGCCGGCCGGGGCGTCATGCCGACGGCGGTCGCGCTCGCCGTCGACCACTGCTTCCGCACGGTGGGACTGCACCGTATGGAAGTCTGTATTCGGCCCGAGAACGGCCCTTCCCGGAGGGTCGTGGAGAAACTGGGATTCCGCGAGGAGGGTGTGCGCCCCCGCTATCTCCACATCGACGGCGCCTGGCGGGACCATCTCGTCTTCGCGCTCACGGTGGAAGAGGTCCCGGAGGGGCTGCTGCGGCGCTGGCACCGGGCGCGACCGCCCCACCCCGCACAATGA
- the galU gene encoding UTP--glucose-1-phosphate uridylyltransferase GalU, with amino-acid sequence MTQSLPRINKAVIPAAGLGTRFLPATKATPKEMLPVVDKPAIQYVVEEAVEAGLSDVLMITGRNKRPLEDHFDRNYELEEALTRKGDAERLSKVRESNELATMHYVRQGDPRGLGHAVLCAAPHVGEQPFAVLLGDDLIDPRDPLLARMVEVREREGGSVIALMEVEPSQIGLYGCAAVEPTADSDVVKVTNLVEKPDPSEAPSNYAIIGRYVLDPAVFGILRETEPGRGGEIQLTDALQKLAMDEKAGGPVHGVVFKGRRYDTGDRGDYLRAIVRLACEREDLGPDFRTWLRSYVDKEL; translated from the coding sequence ATGACTCAGTCGCTCCCCAGGATCAACAAGGCTGTCATCCCGGCCGCGGGCCTCGGCACCCGGTTCCTCCCGGCCACCAAGGCGACGCCGAAGGAGATGCTTCCGGTCGTCGACAAACCGGCGATCCAGTACGTCGTCGAAGAGGCCGTGGAAGCCGGACTCTCCGACGTCCTGATGATCACCGGACGCAACAAGCGTCCCCTGGAGGACCACTTCGACCGGAACTACGAGCTGGAGGAGGCGCTGACCCGCAAGGGAGACGCCGAACGCCTCTCCAAGGTCCGGGAGTCCAACGAACTCGCCACCATGCACTACGTCCGTCAGGGCGACCCGCGCGGCCTCGGTCACGCCGTTCTGTGCGCCGCTCCGCACGTCGGCGAGCAGCCCTTCGCCGTCCTCCTCGGCGACGACCTGATCGACCCGCGCGACCCGCTGCTCGCCCGCATGGTCGAGGTACGGGAACGCGAGGGCGGCAGCGTCATCGCCCTGATGGAGGTCGAGCCCTCGCAGATCGGCCTCTACGGCTGCGCCGCGGTCGAGCCCACCGCCGACTCCGACGTCGTCAAGGTGACGAACCTGGTGGAGAAGCCCGACCCGTCGGAGGCGCCCAGCAACTACGCGATCATCGGACGCTATGTGCTGGACCCCGCCGTGTTCGGGATACTGCGGGAGACCGAGCCGGGCCGCGGCGGTGAGATCCAGCTGACCGACGCCCTGCAGAAGCTCGCCATGGACGAGAAGGCCGGCGGCCCGGTGCACGGAGTCGTCTTCAAGGGCCGCCGGTACGACACCGGCGACCGGGGGGACTACCTGCGTGCCATCGTCAGGCTCGCGTGCGAACGTGAGGACCTGGGCCCGGACTTCCGGACCTGGCTGCGCAGTTACGTCGACAAGGAGTTGTAA
- a CDS encoding transposase — MGSKKKPPYDAEFREGAVRIVVETGKPVGDVAEELGINPGTPHSWVSRWRRNGTTSSDRPVQPTAASGGGGRVREAERAELERLRREIGEKNKRIRELEMERDVFKRCMGAPRSSV; from the coding sequence ATGGGGTCCAAGAAGAAGCCGCCGTACGACGCCGAGTTCCGTGAGGGCGCGGTGCGCATCGTGGTCGAGACCGGGAAGCCGGTCGGCGACGTGGCCGAGGAGCTCGGGATCAACCCGGGCACGCCGCACAGCTGGGTGTCGCGGTGGCGGCGCAACGGGACGACGTCCTCGGACCGGCCCGTACAACCGACAGCCGCCAGTGGCGGTGGCGGTCGGGTGCGGGAGGCCGAGCGGGCCGAGCTGGAGCGGCTGCGCCGGGAGATCGGGGAGAAGAACAAGCGGATCCGGGAGCTGGAGATGGAGCGTGATGTCTTCAAGCGATGCATGGGTGCGCCACGAAGTTCTGTGTGA
- a CDS encoding potassium/proton antiporter — MTVHQLNELLLICSLVLLIAVAAVRISSRSGLPSLLLYLGIGVAIGQDGIGNVAFDNAELTQVIGYAALVVILAEGGLGTKWKEIKPALPAAVVLSTVGIAVSVGVTASAAHYLVGLEWRQALIIGAVVSSTDAAAVFSVLRKVPLPARVTGVLEAESGFNDAPVVILVVAFSAVGPVDAWYVLVGTIALELAIGAAIGLAVGFLGAYGLRHVALPASGLYPIAVMAIAVVAYAAGAMAHGSGFLAVYLASMVLGNARLPHAPANRGFAEGLGWIAQIGMFVLLGLLVTPSKLLADFWPAVIIGLVLTVVARPLEVLLSLLPFRIPWQEQALMSWAGLRGAVPIILATIPMVSGIAGSERIFNIVFVLVVVYTLVQGPTLPWLARALKLGDSSEAADLGVESAPLERLRGHLLSVAIPEGSKMHGVEVAELRLPAGAAVTLVVRDDRSFVPGPTTVLRRGDELLVVATDPVRDTAERRLRAVGQGGKLAGWLGTGGATAVSGHRGSGHRITGRQGFGRRDAAHGDAEHKRTSG, encoded by the coding sequence CTGACTGTCCACCAGCTCAACGAGCTCCTGCTCATCTGCTCGCTCGTGCTGCTCATCGCCGTCGCGGCGGTACGGATCTCGTCCCGGAGCGGGCTCCCCAGCCTGCTGCTGTACCTCGGGATCGGGGTCGCCATAGGGCAGGACGGGATCGGCAACGTCGCGTTCGACAACGCCGAGCTGACCCAGGTGATCGGCTATGCCGCACTCGTGGTGATCCTGGCCGAGGGCGGCCTGGGCACGAAGTGGAAGGAGATCAAACCCGCGTTGCCCGCGGCGGTCGTGCTGTCGACCGTCGGCATCGCGGTGAGCGTGGGGGTCACGGCCTCGGCCGCGCACTACCTCGTCGGCCTGGAATGGCGCCAGGCCCTGATCATCGGCGCGGTCGTCTCCTCCACGGACGCCGCCGCCGTCTTCTCCGTGCTGCGCAAGGTGCCGCTTCCCGCGCGGGTCACCGGAGTCCTCGAGGCCGAGTCCGGATTCAACGACGCCCCGGTGGTCATCCTCGTCGTCGCCTTCTCGGCGGTCGGCCCCGTCGACGCCTGGTACGTCCTGGTCGGCACGATCGCCCTGGAACTCGCCATCGGCGCGGCCATCGGCCTGGCGGTCGGCTTCCTCGGCGCCTACGGCCTGCGCCATGTCGCCCTGCCCGCCTCCGGCCTCTACCCGATCGCCGTCATGGCGATCGCGGTGGTGGCGTACGCGGCCGGCGCCATGGCGCACGGCTCGGGCTTCCTCGCCGTCTACCTGGCCTCGATGGTCCTGGGCAACGCCAGGCTGCCGCACGCGCCGGCCAACCGCGGCTTCGCCGAGGGACTCGGCTGGATCGCCCAGATCGGCATGTTCGTCCTGCTCGGGCTGCTGGTGACGCCGTCCAAGCTGCTCGCCGACTTCTGGCCCGCGGTGATCATCGGACTGGTCCTGACGGTGGTGGCCCGGCCCCTGGAGGTCCTCCTCAGCCTGTTGCCGTTCCGCATCCCCTGGCAGGAGCAGGCCCTGATGTCCTGGGCCGGCCTGCGCGGAGCCGTCCCCATCATCCTCGCCACGATCCCGATGGTGTCCGGGATCGCGGGCAGTGAGCGCATCTTCAACATCGTCTTCGTGCTCGTCGTCGTCTACACGCTGGTCCAGGGGCCGACGCTGCCCTGGCTCGCGCGGGCCCTCAAGCTCGGGGACTCCTCGGAGGCGGCCGACCTCGGGGTCGAGTCCGCCCCCCTGGAGCGGCTGCGCGGACACCTGCTCTCGGTCGCGATCCCGGAGGGCTCCAAGATGCACGGCGTGGAGGTGGCGGAGCTGCGACTGCCCGCCGGGGCCGCCGTCACGCTCGTCGTACGGGACGACAGGAGTTTCGTGCCGGGGCCGACGACGGTGCTGCGCCGCGGCGACGAGCTGCTCGTGGTCGCCACCGATCCGGTGCGGGACACCGCCGAGCGGCGGCTGCGGGCGGTCGGGCAGGGCGGCAAGCTGGCCGGCTGGCTGGGAACGGGCGGCGCGACCGCGGTCTCCGGGCACCGCGGCTCCGGGCACCGGATCACCGGCCGGCAGGGTTTCGGCCGCCGGGACGCGGCGCACGGCGACGCCGAGCACAAGCGAACATCTGGTTGA